A single Cnuibacter physcomitrellae DNA region contains:
- a CDS encoding DUF4395 domain-containing protein encodes MTDRAAPAGIDPRGPRFGAAITAVLLLVVVGLSVSTPVAGPASAAWWLLAALAVLFGWGALAGIARHPWGLLFRTLVRPRLAPPADLEDPRPPTFAQGVGLAVTGIAVVLGLFSVPFAVTIGAALAFVAAFLNAVFGFCIGCQLYLLLVRARAPRAAGH; translated from the coding sequence ATGACCGACCGAGCCGCACCCGCCGGCATCGACCCCCGCGGGCCGCGCTTCGGCGCGGCGATCACCGCCGTGCTCCTGCTCGTCGTGGTGGGGCTCTCCGTGTCCACGCCGGTCGCGGGGCCGGCATCCGCCGCGTGGTGGCTGCTCGCCGCGCTCGCGGTGCTCTTCGGCTGGGGCGCTCTGGCGGGCATCGCCCGGCATCCCTGGGGACTGCTCTTCCGCACGCTGGTGCGTCCACGGCTCGCGCCACCCGCCGATCTGGAGGATCCGCGACCGCCGACGTTCGCTCAGGGGGTCGGGCTGGCGGTGACCGGCATCGCGGTCGTCCTCGGCCTGTTCTCCGTCCCCTTCGCGGTGACGATCGGCGCCGCTCTGGCCTTCGTCGCGGCATTCCTCAACGCGGTCTTCGGATTCTGCATCGGCTGCCAGCTGTACCTGCTGCTCGTTAGGGCTCGCGCGCCGCGCGCGGCCGGGCACTGA
- a CDS encoding TlpA family protein disulfide reductase, with protein MDLLLPLASITGLVVIATALGLAWRAARGRTSKRSAGEIVEPATLGADAVTGWGRDATLVQFSTAFCSTCPQTRRVLAAEAAAHPGVAHVDVDVTDRPDLVTRFSLLQTPTTLLVDAAGVVRARWGGAVRPPLLRESLRGVLPSASAHHTPASAHEGSIR; from the coding sequence ATGGACCTGCTGCTGCCCCTGGCATCGATCACGGGCCTCGTCGTGATCGCCACCGCGCTGGGTCTCGCCTGGCGCGCCGCTCGCGGCCGCACCTCCAAGCGGTCCGCCGGCGAGATCGTCGAGCCGGCAACCCTCGGCGCCGACGCGGTGACGGGCTGGGGGCGCGACGCCACGCTGGTGCAGTTCTCCACGGCCTTCTGCTCGACCTGTCCGCAGACGCGGAGGGTGCTCGCCGCCGAGGCGGCCGCGCATCCGGGGGTAGCGCACGTCGACGTCGACGTGACGGACAGGCCCGATCTGGTCACCCGGTTCTCGCTCCTGCAGACCCCGACCACGCTGCTGGTCGACGCCGCCGGCGTCGTGCGAGCGCGGTGGGGCGGAGCGGTCAGGCCGCCGCTCCTCCGCGAGTCGCTGCGGGGTGTCCTCCCGTCCGCATCCGCCCACCACACCCCCGCATCCGCTCACGAAGGGAGCATCCGATGA
- a CDS encoding TIGR01777 family oxidoreductase, whose product MADTKTVLIGGGSGTIGTELTRQLREAGHTVLVLVRRPAQTPFERAWDPEAHWLRVGILDGVDAVVNLSGASISRLPWTLQYKREILQSRLAATSTLVEAMAKAERPPSVFVSGSAVGYYGDRPGEVLTEDSAPGVGFLSKVCVAWERAAAPASARSRVVYARTGLVLGQRGALKPIRMLAKVGLAGPLGDGRQHWPWISLFDEAAALRHLIESDLSGPVNLVAPTPEPAGDLIRDVAEDLGRPYWLPAPAWAIKLGLADAGRELLLADQDVSSARLQSSGFEFRDTTVPEALVAA is encoded by the coding sequence ATGGCGGACACGAAGACGGTCCTGATCGGAGGCGGTTCCGGCACCATCGGAACCGAGCTCACCCGACAGCTGCGCGAGGCGGGGCACACCGTCCTCGTCCTCGTCCGCCGGCCCGCTCAGACCCCGTTCGAGCGGGCCTGGGATCCGGAGGCGCACTGGCTGCGCGTCGGCATCCTCGACGGGGTGGATGCGGTGGTGAACCTCTCCGGCGCCTCGATCTCGCGCCTGCCGTGGACGCTGCAGTACAAGCGCGAGATCCTCCAGTCGCGCCTCGCGGCGACCTCCACCCTGGTGGAGGCGATGGCCAAGGCCGAGCGTCCGCCGAGCGTCTTCGTCTCCGGTTCGGCGGTGGGCTACTACGGCGACCGACCGGGCGAGGTTCTCACGGAGGACTCCGCCCCCGGTGTCGGCTTCCTCTCGAAGGTGTGCGTGGCCTGGGAGCGGGCCGCGGCGCCGGCATCCGCCCGATCCCGGGTCGTCTACGCCCGCACCGGGCTCGTGCTGGGACAGCGCGGGGCGCTGAAGCCGATCCGGATGCTCGCCAAGGTCGGACTGGCCGGACCGCTCGGCGACGGGCGGCAGCACTGGCCGTGGATCAGCCTGTTCGACGAGGCGGCCGCGCTGCGGCACCTGATCGAGTCGGACCTCAGCGGACCGGTGAACCTGGTCGCCCCGACCCCGGAGCCGGCGGGTGACCTCATCCGCGACGTCGCCGAGGATCTGGGGCGCCCCTACTGGCTGCCCGCGCCGGCGTGGGCGATCAAGCTCGGCCTCGCCGACGCCGGGCGGGAGCTGCTGCTCGCCGACCAGGACGTGTCGAGCGCGCGCCTGCAGTCCTCGGGCTTCGAGTTCCGCGACACCACGGTCCCCGAGGCCCTCGTCGCGGCCTGA
- a CDS encoding OsmC family peroxiredoxin, translated as MAVTSEATTVWRGDLVSGAGTTTLDSSGAGAFPVTWASRSQGTREGTTPEELIGAAHSACFSMAFSNALAQNGTPPESLQVTAAVTFVPGEGITGSHLLVSASVPGLSEEDFERLAEEAKAGCPVSQALAGISITLEASLA; from the coding sequence ATGGCCGTGACCAGCGAAGCAACCACCGTGTGGCGAGGAGACCTCGTCTCCGGTGCCGGCACCACCACCCTCGACTCGTCGGGCGCCGGCGCCTTCCCCGTGACCTGGGCGTCGCGGTCACAGGGCACCCGGGAGGGCACGACCCCCGAGGAGCTCATCGGCGCGGCTCACTCCGCCTGCTTCTCGATGGCCTTCTCGAACGCGCTCGCCCAGAACGGCACTCCCCCGGAGTCGCTCCAGGTCACCGCGGCGGTCACCTTCGTCCCCGGCGAGGGCATCACGGGCAGCCACCTGCTCGTCAGCGCCTCCGTCCCGGGTCTCTCGGAGGAGGACTTCGAGCGACTGGCCGAGGAGGCGAAGGCGGGCTGCCCGGTCTCCCAGGCGCTGGCGGGCATCTCCATCACCCTCGAGGCCAGTCTCGCCTGA